A window of the Teredinibacter franksiae genome harbors these coding sequences:
- the pelA gene encoding pectate lyase: MNSVKLAICIVLAGLVAGCGGGSGDSPTNNSSSVSSSSSSVESSSSSSVDSSSSSSSSSSSSSTSMSSSSSSQSSTGGDLVIEEDEQGFCNVDGSIDTDNAGYTGAGFANTTNAPDTGINWRITVSDNGNYDLTFRYASTTERPADILVDGNTQAAVDFPATADWATWLTTTVTVSLTPGSYDLSLIATGDSGLANIDSLTIRGSAQAANCETTVTTPTGPMLSQTGNPVYSRFNKYTDWHTGSVSGDEAFADILLSYQLTNGGFPKNQEYTSMGSGGSSSGTIDNGATTAEMTYLADIYQRGGQEKYRTAARAALDFLLEMQYSTGAFPQFYPLKGGYADHATFNDDAMSRALVVLDKANNNAYPFDSDVFTTEQKAKLQNAINLGIDYILKSQWTQDGTLTVWCAQHGAFDYQPKQARAYELVSLSGSESVEVIAFLMTQPQSTEIETAVKAALAWFRSPNTYLADYTYDKSVEEKFVASPGSKVWYRFYDLDTNAGFFSDRDSRKVYDIMNISEERRNGYSWGGGYGDKIISYANSVGY; the protein is encoded by the coding sequence ATGAATAGTGTGAAGTTGGCAATATGTATCGTCCTCGCTGGTCTGGTGGCTGGCTGTGGTGGAGGTTCTGGGGATTCTCCTACGAACAATTCCAGCAGTGTTTCAAGCTCTAGTAGCTCTGTAGAATCCAGCTCAAGTAGCTCGGTAGATTCGAGTTCCAGCAGCTCATCATCCTCGAGTTCTTCATCAACTAGCATGTCATCCAGCAGCTCGTCACAATCCAGCACCGGTGGCGATCTGGTTATTGAGGAAGACGAGCAAGGTTTTTGCAACGTTGATGGCTCTATTGATACCGACAACGCCGGGTATACCGGCGCCGGCTTTGCCAACACGACCAATGCTCCCGATACCGGTATAAACTGGCGCATTACCGTCAGTGACAACGGTAACTACGACCTCACCTTCCGCTATGCAAGTACCACCGAGCGCCCCGCCGATATTCTGGTGGATGGTAATACTCAGGCCGCTGTGGATTTCCCTGCAACCGCCGACTGGGCAACCTGGTTAACCACAACCGTGACCGTGTCATTAACGCCGGGCAGTTACGATTTAAGCCTCATTGCTACGGGTGATTCTGGCCTTGCCAACATCGATTCCCTCACAATAAGGGGCTCCGCCCAAGCGGCTAACTGCGAAACTACTGTTACCACACCCACAGGGCCAATGCTTTCGCAAACCGGTAACCCCGTGTATTCACGCTTTAACAAATACACCGACTGGCATACAGGCAGTGTGTCTGGCGACGAAGCTTTTGCCGATATTTTACTCTCTTACCAATTAACCAACGGTGGCTTTCCGAAAAATCAGGAATACACCAGTATGGGTAGCGGCGGCAGTTCTAGCGGCACTATAGACAACGGTGCGACCACCGCAGAAATGACCTACCTCGCCGATATTTATCAGCGTGGCGGTCAAGAAAAATACCGGACGGCGGCTAGGGCGGCCCTCGATTTTCTACTGGAAATGCAATACAGTACAGGCGCCTTCCCCCAGTTTTATCCGTTAAAAGGTGGCTACGCTGACCACGCAACCTTTAATGACGATGCCATGTCGCGCGCATTGGTTGTTCTAGATAAAGCCAACAACAATGCTTACCCATTCGACAGTGACGTATTTACAACGGAACAAAAAGCCAAGCTGCAAAACGCCATTAACCTCGGTATAGATTACATTCTCAAATCTCAGTGGACACAAGATGGCACACTAACCGTATGGTGCGCACAACACGGTGCCTTCGACTACCAACCTAAACAAGCCCGTGCCTATGAGCTTGTATCTTTAAGCGGTAGCGAATCCGTAGAGGTGATTGCATTCTTAATGACCCAACCACAATCTACCGAAATTGAAACCGCCGTAAAAGCTGCGCTGGCGTGGTTCAGAAGCCCAAATACTTATTTAGCCGATTACACCTACGACAAGTCCGTTGAAGAAAAATTTGTCGCCAGCCCCGGCAGTAAAGTGTGGTACCGTTTTTACGACTTAGACACAAATGCTGGCTTCTTCAGTGACCGTGACAGCCGTAAGGTATACGACATAATGAATATATCCGAAGAGCGCCGCAATGGTTACAGCTGGGGCGGTGGGTACGGCGATAAAATCATCTCTTATGCAAACAGCGTTGGTTACTAA
- the bioA gene encoding adenosylmethionine--8-amino-7-oxononanoate transaminase: MALTQEQILALDKAHIWHPYSSVNSAAELYAVDHCQGVEIVLKDGRRLIDGMASWWSMIHGYNHPELNQAIKDQVDNMAHVMFGGLTHEPAARLAKSLVEITPVGLEQVFFSDSGSVAVEIGQKMAIQYWHAKGHPQKNKMLSLRLGYHGDTFAAMSVCDPVTGMHQLFNGVLTEQFFTEAPACKYGEAWDEKYLLDIRQQLQQHHKTLAAVILEPIVQGAGAMRFYSADYLRRVSELCKEYGVLLIADEIATGFGRAGKMFACDFAGITPDILCLGKALTGGYMTLAATLCTNEVAETICAGEAGCFMHGPTFMANPLACAVANKSIELLLANDWQPQVLSMETALREGLAPCTQQASVEDVRCLGAIGVVEMKEPVNMATITPLFVEQGVWVRPFSTRVYVMPPYCMAPAELQKLTSAICSVVERL, encoded by the coding sequence ATGGCTCTTACGCAGGAACAAATTCTCGCCCTCGATAAAGCCCATATCTGGCACCCCTACTCCTCGGTAAATTCAGCGGCTGAGCTCTACGCCGTAGACCATTGCCAAGGGGTTGAAATTGTTTTGAAGGACGGCCGCAGGCTTATAGACGGTATGGCGTCTTGGTGGAGCATGATTCACGGCTATAACCACCCCGAGCTAAATCAGGCCATAAAAGACCAAGTGGATAACATGGCTCACGTGATGTTTGGTGGTCTCACCCATGAGCCCGCCGCACGGCTGGCCAAATCTTTGGTTGAGATTACACCCGTGGGCCTAGAACAGGTTTTTTTCAGCGATTCGGGCTCTGTCGCAGTCGAAATTGGCCAAAAAATGGCCATTCAATATTGGCACGCCAAAGGCCACCCGCAAAAAAATAAAATGCTAAGCCTGCGCCTGGGTTACCACGGTGATACTTTTGCCGCTATGTCGGTTTGCGACCCCGTCACCGGCATGCACCAACTATTCAACGGCGTACTTACCGAGCAGTTTTTTACCGAAGCACCCGCCTGCAAATACGGTGAGGCTTGGGACGAAAAGTATCTGCTCGATATTCGCCAGCAACTGCAACAGCACCATAAAACCCTGGCGGCCGTTATTCTCGAACCCATCGTTCAGGGCGCGGGCGCCATGCGCTTTTACTCCGCAGACTACCTAAGGCGTGTCAGCGAGCTGTGTAAGGAATACGGGGTATTGTTGATTGCCGATGAAATTGCCACGGGGTTTGGCCGGGCGGGTAAAATGTTTGCCTGTGACTTTGCCGGTATAACGCCGGATATTCTTTGCCTCGGAAAAGCCCTTACCGGCGGCTACATGACCCTCGCCGCCACCCTTTGTACTAATGAGGTTGCCGAGACCATTTGCGCAGGGGAAGCAGGCTGCTTTATGCACGGCCCTACGTTTATGGCTAATCCTCTGGCCTGTGCGGTCGCCAACAAGAGCATTGAGCTATTACTCGCCAACGACTGGCAACCACAGGTTTTATCGATGGAAACAGCTCTACGCGAAGGCTTGGCTCCTTGCACACAGCAGGCCTCAGTCGAAGACGTGCGCTGCCTTGGGGCTATTGGCGTGGTCGAAATGAAAGAGCCGGTGAATATGGCGACCATAACCCCCCTGTTTGTTGAACAAGGGGTGTGGGTGAGGCCGTTCTCAACCCGCGTGTACGTTATGCCACCCTATTGCATGGCGCCAGCGGAGCTGCAAAAGCTCACCAGCGCCATTTGCAGTGTGGTAGAGCGGCTTTGA
- a CDS encoding PilZ domain-containing protein yields MHFNHTSITAKNATKKDWKLWEADILVACGLKHQFVTVFDPATGDTLQSFIHGFDLQSSLLLLDGLFPWPQQRLRPGASFWIQIKCDSGFFNLEVKLLEVEGQKGHELLTVRVCQTNLTHNRRWHPRVYFEPRQGPQVELQLDNQPLQTAWIANLSSRGALLEVFGQDLKASVNQTSQIEGIFRFNDHFHLTLKCQVRQSRFLRTPCCHTHIRLQFRVINEEQQAQIDTFIHSIITPPAAYSGFQQPISGFAAA; encoded by the coding sequence ATGCATTTTAATCACACGTCTATCACGGCCAAAAATGCCACAAAAAAAGACTGGAAGCTCTGGGAGGCCGACATTCTCGTAGCTTGTGGCCTGAAGCACCAGTTTGTGACGGTATTTGACCCGGCAACCGGCGATACCTTACAAAGCTTTATTCATGGGTTTGACCTGCAAAGCTCTCTCTTGTTGCTGGATGGGCTTTTCCCATGGCCTCAGCAACGCCTGCGGCCCGGCGCTAGCTTCTGGATTCAGATTAAGTGTGACAGTGGCTTTTTTAATCTGGAAGTTAAACTTTTGGAAGTTGAAGGCCAAAAAGGCCATGAATTACTCACCGTTCGCGTGTGTCAAACTAACCTTACCCACAACCGACGCTGGCATCCGCGGGTGTATTTTGAACCCCGTCAGGGGCCACAGGTGGAATTACAGCTGGATAACCAACCGCTTCAAACCGCGTGGATTGCAAACCTGAGCAGTCGCGGTGCACTTTTGGAAGTATTTGGCCAAGACCTAAAAGCCAGCGTTAATCAAACCTCGCAAATTGAAGGTATATTCCGCTTTAACGACCATTTCCACCTCACGCTGAAATGCCAGGTTCGTCAGAGCCGCTTCCTGCGCACCCCATGTTGCCACACCCACATACGCCTGCAATTTAGGGTAATAAACGAAGAGCAGCAGGCTCAAATTGATACTTTTATCCATTCAATTATTACACCACCTGCTGCCTACTCTGGCTTCCAACAACCGATTTCCGGATTTGCAGCGGCCTAA
- a CDS encoding 16S rRNA (uracil(1498)-N(3))-methyltransferase has translation MNIFLLESHQRLNSECARLTRAQSQHAQKILKAAVGDQIRIGLINGNLGTATITSQAEETTIAINALDQAPPPVRPITLVLALPRPQMIKRILQTVACLGVQKLCLIQTAKVEKSFWQSPSVTEEEIHKQLLCGLEQGVATQLPIVEKYPRFRPFAEDSLSGLSEGKNQYIAHPGPYENCPRLGNDVASIFAIGPEGGFTEKEVAYFTDCNFTPVSMGGRILKVETAVTAVLATLYGV, from the coding sequence ATGAATATTTTCCTGCTTGAATCTCACCAACGTCTCAATAGCGAATGCGCCCGTTTAACCCGAGCACAAAGCCAACACGCGCAAAAAATCCTGAAAGCCGCCGTAGGCGACCAGATTCGTATTGGCCTAATTAATGGCAACTTGGGAACAGCAACCATTACCTCGCAGGCGGAAGAAACAACCATTGCCATTAATGCGCTGGACCAGGCACCGCCCCCCGTGCGCCCCATTACACTGGTGCTCGCCCTTCCACGCCCGCAAATGATTAAACGCATTTTGCAAACAGTTGCGTGTTTGGGGGTACAGAAGCTGTGTTTAATTCAAACGGCGAAAGTTGAAAAAAGTTTTTGGCAATCGCCCTCTGTTACAGAGGAAGAGATTCACAAACAGTTGTTATGTGGTTTGGAGCAGGGGGTTGCCACTCAGCTTCCAATTGTTGAAAAATACCCGCGTTTTCGCCCGTTTGCGGAAGATAGCCTGAGCGGGTTGAGTGAAGGAAAAAACCAATACATTGCTCACCCCGGCCCCTACGAAAACTGTCCGCGTTTGGGCAATGACGTTGCATCGATATTTGCGATTGGTCCGGAGGGTGGTTTTACCGAAAAAGAAGTGGCGTATTTCACTGACTGTAACTTTACGCCGGTATCGATGGGTGGCCGTATTCTTAAAGTGGAAACGGCGGTTACTGCGGTTCTAGCAACGCTTTACGGCGTTTAA
- a CDS encoding putative bifunctional diguanylate cyclase/phosphodiesterase translates to MQGFFHGISFRLAKLGVIIALLIGLLMSAIQIYMDFQVQSEEVNNQIASITDMSTPPAARAIHTLDNMLANEVAEGIMVNDFIVAVTIEDELGNEIAQSKRIPRESGTIWVTRRISEHLKTFSSPLYIPDHDKNDDHGIIRFEVDMDAAFSGFYKQSSVVIIIGLIRSFVIVSILFIVFHYLLTKPLIRIAGQIKDINPGSPGEQRLSLPTHTRDDELKQLVNSGNQLLDAVDLALAKRRAVEVVLRKSEEHVRQIIDSLPVWVGARNKDGHYIFANKALADFLQTSPEAMRGSHVGDFSAFFLTNPAEVTNLDSEVIKSRISAQIWEEKWMGADGTEHSMHTHVMPMEFYDEIVALVVSSDITELKSAQAQMEHMAYHDALTDLPNRSYLVERLEEEIRKSARHDYYGALLFIDLDQFKYINDSLGHPAGDGVLKHVAQRLMAITSDHDVVVRLGGDEFVVVLTDLGEELSNALLRAEEIGERIRAYVSEPHFYNDLELHVTCSVGIVIYPEDDAGVHELLRYADTAMYQVKEQGRDAIQFFNKYMADKARNVLVMEGELHRALETDAFSLHYQPRVDVHTGKIVGAEALMRWNHPTRGMVPPVEFIPILETSGLIVQVGMWVLQRSLRQVKEWQRMGLWSSDMRLGVNISPRQFRSSKFVDDVIDVLDSEEFSAEMLEMEITEGIVIHNLEETISTMATLQRQGINFALDDFGTGYSSISYLKQLPVAILKIDQSFVRDITEDRNDRVLVETISAMGNMLELEVVAEGVETIAQLDLVRQYGCSYYQGYLASRPVAPNAFELLLEKRIISVTAET, encoded by the coding sequence GTGCAAGGCTTTTTTCACGGCATATCATTTCGACTCGCTAAGTTGGGTGTCATCATCGCGCTATTAATTGGTCTGTTGATGAGTGCCATCCAAATCTACATGGACTTCCAAGTACAATCCGAGGAAGTGAATAATCAAATTGCCAGTATCACCGATATGTCCACGCCGCCCGCTGCGCGCGCGATTCACACGCTGGACAACATGCTGGCTAACGAAGTGGCCGAAGGTATTATGGTTAACGATTTTATCGTCGCCGTTACCATCGAAGACGAGCTGGGGAACGAAATTGCCCAGTCAAAACGGATACCACGTGAAAGTGGCACCATCTGGGTTACGCGGCGTATTTCCGAACACCTAAAAACTTTCAGCTCACCGCTGTATATTCCCGATCACGACAAAAACGATGATCATGGTATCATTCGCTTTGAAGTGGATATGGATGCGGCCTTTAGCGGTTTCTACAAACAGTCATCTGTAGTGATAATTATTGGCCTTATTCGCAGTTTCGTGATTGTGTCTATCCTATTCATTGTTTTCCACTACCTGCTCACTAAGCCGCTTATTCGAATTGCGGGCCAAATAAAAGATATTAACCCTGGCAGCCCAGGGGAACAGCGGTTGTCCTTGCCAACCCACACACGAGATGACGAGTTAAAGCAGTTGGTAAACAGTGGTAATCAGCTACTGGATGCCGTTGACTTGGCTTTGGCAAAACGCCGTGCCGTGGAAGTGGTTCTTCGAAAGAGTGAGGAACACGTTCGCCAGATTATCGATAGCCTGCCTGTATGGGTGGGTGCTCGCAATAAAGATGGCCACTATATATTTGCCAACAAGGCGCTCGCCGATTTTCTGCAAACCTCACCCGAAGCTATGCGCGGTTCCCATGTGGGCGATTTTTCGGCCTTCTTCTTAACCAACCCGGCAGAAGTGACCAACCTGGATTCAGAGGTTATAAAGTCGCGTATTAGTGCGCAAATCTGGGAAGAAAAGTGGATGGGTGCCGACGGTACAGAGCACAGCATGCATACCCATGTTATGCCCATGGAATTTTACGATGAAATTGTAGCCCTTGTGGTGTCCTCCGATATCACCGAGTTGAAATCGGCGCAGGCGCAAATGGAGCATATGGCCTACCACGATGCGCTTACTGATTTGCCTAACAGAAGCTACCTTGTAGAGCGGCTTGAAGAAGAAATTCGAAAATCCGCACGGCATGATTACTACGGTGCGCTGTTATTTATCGACCTCGACCAGTTTAAATACATTAACGACTCACTGGGCCACCCCGCCGGTGATGGTGTGTTAAAACATGTCGCCCAGCGGCTAATGGCTATAACCTCCGACCATGATGTAGTTGTGCGTTTAGGTGGAGATGAATTTGTAGTGGTACTCACCGACCTAGGTGAAGAGCTGTCTAACGCATTATTACGTGCAGAAGAAATTGGCGAGCGCATTCGCGCCTATGTATCCGAACCGCACTTTTACAACGACCTTGAACTTCATGTGACCTGTAGCGTGGGTATTGTGATTTACCCCGAAGACGACGCCGGTGTTCACGAGTTGTTACGTTATGCCGATACAGCCATGTACCAGGTGAAAGAGCAGGGCCGCGATGCTATTCAGTTCTTCAATAAGTACATGGCCGACAAAGCCCGAAATGTACTGGTTATGGAAGGTGAATTACACCGCGCGTTGGAAACCGACGCCTTTAGCCTGCATTACCAGCCGCGCGTGGACGTGCACACGGGGAAAATTGTGGGGGCAGAGGCGCTGATGCGCTGGAACCACCCAACCCGTGGCATGGTGCCGCCGGTAGAATTTATCCCTATTCTGGAAACATCGGGTTTAATTGTACAAGTGGGTATGTGGGTTCTACAGCGCTCTCTGCGTCAGGTTAAAGAATGGCAACGCATGGGGCTGTGGAGCAGCGATATGCGCTTAGGCGTTAACATCAGCCCTCGTCAATTCCGTTCCTCAAAATTCGTAGATGATGTAATTGATGTATTAGACAGCGAGGAATTTTCCGCTGAAATGCTGGAGATGGAAATTACAGAGGGTATTGTTATACACAACCTCGAAGAAACCATTAGTACTATGGCTACCCTACAGCGGCAGGGCATAAACTTCGCGTTAGATGATTTTGGTACAGGCTACTCTTCTATTAGTTATCTTAAGCAGCTACCGGTTGCCATACTGAAAATTGACCAGAGTTTTGTTCGCGATATTACCGAAGACCGTAACGATCGTGTACTAGTAGAAACCATTAGTGCCATGGGTAATATGTTGGAGCTAGAGGTGGTTGCAGAAGGCGTGGAAACTATCGCTCAATTGGATTTGGTTCGTCAGTACGGTTGCTCATACTATCAGGGCTATCTCGCGAGTCGCCCGGTCGCCCCTAATGCGTTTGAATTATTACTGGAAAAACGTATTATTTCGGTAACAGCCGAAACTTAG
- the ttcA gene encoding tRNA 2-thiocytidine(32) synthetase TtcA, whose protein sequence is MGGKALPLTVTIPCRGQTPYNSGLFVHSRFRSFCLDQSASTSRTEFNKLQKRLRRNTGRAIADYNMIEEGDRIMVCLSGGKDSFGMLDLLMGLQRAAPVNFELIAVNLDQKQPGFPEHVLPEYLQGLGVPYHIIERDTYSVVKEMIPEGKTTCSLCSRLRRGTLYGFAEEIGATKIALGHHRDDMVETLFLNMFYGGRLKSMPPKLLADDKRNIIIRPMAYCTEEDLANYAEARKYPIIPCNLCGSQDNLQRQAIKQMLREWDTQYPGRVDTIFGSLQRVSPSQLADTDLFNFQDLTLDRSEPAKAGSGKDDKVDSTDPVQYIEALNLG, encoded by the coding sequence ATGGGCGGCAAGGCCTTGCCATTGACGGTGACAATTCCCTGCCGTGGCCAAACTCCGTACAATAGCGGCCTTTTTGTTCATTCCAGATTCAGGAGTTTTTGTTTGGACCAGTCTGCGTCAACATCCCGCACCGAGTTTAATAAGCTGCAAAAACGCTTACGCCGTAATACTGGTCGGGCGATTGCCGATTACAATATGATCGAAGAGGGCGACCGGATAATGGTTTGCCTCTCTGGGGGTAAGGATTCCTTCGGCATGTTGGATTTGTTAATGGGCCTGCAGCGCGCTGCACCGGTTAATTTCGAGCTGATAGCGGTTAACCTTGACCAAAAACAGCCCGGTTTCCCCGAGCATGTTTTGCCGGAATATCTACAGGGGCTTGGGGTTCCATACCATATCATTGAACGCGACACATACAGCGTAGTGAAGGAGATGATTCCAGAGGGGAAAACAACCTGCAGCCTGTGTTCCCGTCTGCGGCGCGGCACTTTGTATGGTTTTGCTGAAGAAATTGGGGCAACCAAAATAGCCCTGGGGCACCACCGGGATGATATGGTAGAGACGCTATTCCTCAATATGTTTTACGGTGGGCGCTTGAAATCTATGCCCCCCAAGCTGTTGGCAGACGATAAGCGCAATATCATTATTCGGCCCATGGCCTATTGCACCGAAGAGGATTTGGCAAATTATGCCGAAGCGCGTAAATACCCCATTATTCCTTGTAACCTCTGCGGATCACAAGATAACCTGCAACGTCAGGCGATTAAACAAATGTTGCGTGAGTGGGATACACAGTACCCGGGTCGGGTAGATACCATATTCGGCTCATTACAGCGTGTTTCACCCTCTCAGCTAGCCGATACCGACCTGTTTAACTTTCAGGATTTGACGCTGGACCGAAGTGAGCCGGCTAAAGCTGGCTCGGGGAAAGATGATAAAGTCGATTCTACTGATCCAGTACAGTATATTGAGGCGTTGAATCTGGGATGA